Proteins from a single region of Ailuropoda melanoleuca isolate Jingjing chromosome 15, ASM200744v2, whole genome shotgun sequence:
- the IL2RA gene encoding interleukin-2 receptor subunit alpha isoform X3, protein MEPSLLMWGISTFVTVSGYVTDLCDGNPPDLKHATYRALEYKTGTVLNCGCERGYRRLSNFMHCAGNASHASWENRCQCRSTSSKSTERQVTPRPKEQKEKQSPTLPVDQGNLLGHCREPPSWEHEDPKRIYHFAVGQTVHYQCAQGFRALHRGSAQSVCKRISGKTQWSQPQLKCISERTDSPFPDDAGEPQASTGAPGRDTSSPLKMTSTTDFHKHTEVATAAESFIFTTEYQIAVAGCVLLLISVLLLSGLTWQRRWRESRRTI, encoded by the exons ACCTGTGTGACGGTAACCCGCCAGACCTCAAGCACGCCACATACAGAGCTCTCGAGTACAAGACGGGCACGGTGTTGAATTGTGGGTGTGAGAGAGGCTACCGCAGACTAAGCAACTTCATGCATTGTGCGGGAAACGCCAGCCACGCTTCCTGGGAAAACAGATGTCAGTGCAGAAGTACAT CCTCCAAGAGCACAGAAAGACAAGTTACTCCTAGACccaaagaacagaaggaaaagcagagccCAACGCTGCCCGTGGACCAAGGTAACCTTCTAG GTCACTgcagggagcctccttcctgGGAACATGAAGATCCAAAGAGAATCTACCACTTTGCGGTGGGGCAGACGGTTCACTACCAGTGTGCACAGGGATTCAGGGCCCTACACAGAGGTTCTGCCCAGAGCGTCTGCAAAAGGATCTCAGGGAAGACCCAGTGGTCACAGCCCCAGCTCAAATGCATAAGTGAGAGGACGGACAGTCCGTTTCCAG ATGACGCAGGAGAGCCTCAAGCAAGCACCGGTGCTCCTGGGAGAGACACTTCCTCCCCCTTGAAAATGACAAGTACTACCG ATTTCCACAAACACACGGAAGTGGCTACCGCCGCGGAGTCATTCATATTCACAACCGAGTATCAGATCGCAG TGGCCGGCTGCGTTCTCCTGCTGATCAGCGTCCTCCTTCTGAGCGGGCTCACCTGGCAGCGGAGATG GAGGGAGAGTAGAAGAACCATCTAG
- the IL2RA gene encoding interleukin-2 receptor subunit alpha isoform X1, whose translation MEPSLLMWGISTFVTVSGYVTDLCDGNPPDLKHATYRALEYKTGTVLNCGCERGYRRLSNFMHCAGNASHASWENRCQCRSTSSKSTERQVTPRPKEQKEKQSPTLPVDQGNLLGHCREPPSWEHEDPKRIYHFAVGQTVHYQCAQGFRALHRGSAQSVCKRISGKTQWSQPQLKCISERTDSPFPDDAGEPQASTGAPGRDTSSPLKMTSTTDFHKHTEVATAAESFIFTTEYQIAVAGCVLLLISVLLLSGLTWQRRCITPMTVTWLCHHRRESRRTI comes from the exons ACCTGTGTGACGGTAACCCGCCAGACCTCAAGCACGCCACATACAGAGCTCTCGAGTACAAGACGGGCACGGTGTTGAATTGTGGGTGTGAGAGAGGCTACCGCAGACTAAGCAACTTCATGCATTGTGCGGGAAACGCCAGCCACGCTTCCTGGGAAAACAGATGTCAGTGCAGAAGTACAT CCTCCAAGAGCACAGAAAGACAAGTTACTCCTAGACccaaagaacagaaggaaaagcagagccCAACGCTGCCCGTGGACCAAGGTAACCTTCTAG GTCACTgcagggagcctccttcctgGGAACATGAAGATCCAAAGAGAATCTACCACTTTGCGGTGGGGCAGACGGTTCACTACCAGTGTGCACAGGGATTCAGGGCCCTACACAGAGGTTCTGCCCAGAGCGTCTGCAAAAGGATCTCAGGGAAGACCCAGTGGTCACAGCCCCAGCTCAAATGCATAAGTGAGAGGACGGACAGTCCGTTTCCAG ATGACGCAGGAGAGCCTCAAGCAAGCACCGGTGCTCCTGGGAGAGACACTTCCTCCCCCTTGAAAATGACAAGTACTACCG ATTTCCACAAACACACGGAAGTGGCTACCGCCGCGGAGTCATTCATATTCACAACCGAGTATCAGATCGCAG TGGCCGGCTGCGTTCTCCTGCTGATCAGCGTCCTCCTTCTGAGCGGGCTCACCTGGCAGCGGAGATG TATTACACCTATGACTGTGACTTGGCTGTGTCACCACAGGAGGGAGAGTAGAAGAACCATCTAG
- the IL2RA gene encoding interleukin-2 receptor subunit alpha isoform X2, with amino-acid sequence MEPSLLMWGISTFVTVSGYVTDLCDGNPPDLKHATYRALEYKTGTVLNCGCERGYRRLSNFMHCAGNASHASWENRCQCRSTSSKSTERQVTPRPKEQKEKQSPTLPVDQGNLLGHCREPPSWEHEDPKRIYHFAVGQTVHYQCAQGFRALHRGSAQSVCKRISGKTQWSQPQLKCISERTDSPFPDDAGEPQASTGAPGRDTSSPLKMTSTTGKARLSGRARAPPSGPQARARTQLACGSPSQAPAPPTLQPSKMSKAGRLGGSVGWASDPWFWLRS; translated from the exons ACCTGTGTGACGGTAACCCGCCAGACCTCAAGCACGCCACATACAGAGCTCTCGAGTACAAGACGGGCACGGTGTTGAATTGTGGGTGTGAGAGAGGCTACCGCAGACTAAGCAACTTCATGCATTGTGCGGGAAACGCCAGCCACGCTTCCTGGGAAAACAGATGTCAGTGCAGAAGTACAT CCTCCAAGAGCACAGAAAGACAAGTTACTCCTAGACccaaagaacagaaggaaaagcagagccCAACGCTGCCCGTGGACCAAGGTAACCTTCTAG GTCACTgcagggagcctccttcctgGGAACATGAAGATCCAAAGAGAATCTACCACTTTGCGGTGGGGCAGACGGTTCACTACCAGTGTGCACAGGGATTCAGGGCCCTACACAGAGGTTCTGCCCAGAGCGTCTGCAAAAGGATCTCAGGGAAGACCCAGTGGTCACAGCCCCAGCTCAAATGCATAAGTGAGAGGACGGACAGTCCGTTTCCAG ATGACGCAGGAGAGCCTCAAGCAAGCACCGGTGCTCCTGGGAGAGACACTTCCTCCCCCTTGAAAATGACAAGTACTACCGGTAAGGCTAGACTTTCTGGGAGGGCGAGAGCTCCGCCCTCGGGTCCTCAGGCAAGAGCCCGAACACAGTTGGCCTGCGGCAGCCCCTCCCAGGCGCCTGCCCCTCCGACCCTCCAACCCTCAAAAATGTCaaaagcagggcgcctgggtggctcagtcggttgggcatctgacccttggttttggctcaggtcgtga
- the IL2RA gene encoding interleukin-2 receptor subunit alpha isoform X4 — translation MEPSLLMWGISTFVTVSGYVTDLCDGNPPDLKHATYRALEYKTGTVLNCGCERGYRRLSNFMHCAGNASHASWENRCQCRSTSSKSTERQVTPRPKEQKEKQSPTLPVDQGNLLGHCREPPSWEHEDPKRIYHFAVGQTVHYQCAQGFRALHRGSAQSVCKRISGKTQWSQPQLKCISERTDSPFPDDAGEPQASTGAPGRDTSSPLKMTSTTDFHKHTEVATAAESFIFTTEYQIAVAGCVLLLISVLLLSGLTWQRR, via the exons ACCTGTGTGACGGTAACCCGCCAGACCTCAAGCACGCCACATACAGAGCTCTCGAGTACAAGACGGGCACGGTGTTGAATTGTGGGTGTGAGAGAGGCTACCGCAGACTAAGCAACTTCATGCATTGTGCGGGAAACGCCAGCCACGCTTCCTGGGAAAACAGATGTCAGTGCAGAAGTACAT CCTCCAAGAGCACAGAAAGACAAGTTACTCCTAGACccaaagaacagaaggaaaagcagagccCAACGCTGCCCGTGGACCAAGGTAACCTTCTAG GTCACTgcagggagcctccttcctgGGAACATGAAGATCCAAAGAGAATCTACCACTTTGCGGTGGGGCAGACGGTTCACTACCAGTGTGCACAGGGATTCAGGGCCCTACACAGAGGTTCTGCCCAGAGCGTCTGCAAAAGGATCTCAGGGAAGACCCAGTGGTCACAGCCCCAGCTCAAATGCATAAGTGAGAGGACGGACAGTCCGTTTCCAG ATGACGCAGGAGAGCCTCAAGCAAGCACCGGTGCTCCTGGGAGAGACACTTCCTCCCCCTTGAAAATGACAAGTACTACCG ATTTCCACAAACACACGGAAGTGGCTACCGCCGCGGAGTCATTCATATTCACAACCGAGTATCAGATCGCAG TGGCCGGCTGCGTTCTCCTGCTGATCAGCGTCCTCCTTCTGAGCGGGCTCACCTGGCAGCGGAGATG A